The genomic window CTGGTGCTCCGATGGATTCGAGGTCAAATGCGACGACGGTGACAAGCTCCGGGTCACCTTTGCGCTGGATTGCTGTGACCGGGAAGTCATGAGCTGGGTAGCCAGTCTTGCCGGCTACCGGGGTGACGACGTCCGGAACGTCATGCTGGAGGCAGTGGAGCAGCGCTTCGGTCTGGCCAGACTCCCGGTGCCGATAGAATGGCTGAGTGACAACGGGTCGGCCTATACGGCAGAGGCCACCCGCAAGTTCGCACGGGAGCTGGGGCTTGTGCCGGTGACGACACCGGTATGTAGCCCGCAGAGCAACGGGATGGCCGAGAGTCTGGTGAAGACCATCAAGCGGGATTATGTTGCGCACATGCCGAAACCTGACGCCGCAACCGCCTTGCGAAACCTTGGGATTGCCTTTGAGCATTACAACGAGCATCACCCGCACAGTGCGCTGAAATACCGTGCTCCACGGGAGTTTCGACGCCTGGCGGTCATCTCAATCTAACGGGGAATGAGTGTCCTGTAATACGGGGGCAAATCCACGGCTGCAGGGTTGGTCGTCCACCCGGATCGTGGCAGCCAATACGCCAGTGATGCTTACCGCACGTTGCTGGCCCGGCATGGCCTCCGGGTGAGCATGAGACGCAAAGGAAATTGCTGGGACAACGCAGTGATGGAGCGCTTCTTCCTGAACCTGAAGATGGAACGGATCTGGCAGCGCGATTATGCCAACCACGGCGAGGCTACCCGGGACGTTACGGACTACATCGTCGGCTCCTACAACGATGAGCGACTGCACTCGAAGCTGGGCTATCTGTCACCCAACGCTTACGAGCGGACTACTGCCACAAAACATCCCGATAGGGTGTTTGGACTGCCCCGGCTCTTGTAGGCAATCCTGCCCTATGAGTTGAGCATAGGAGGATGTCCATGAGCACACAGCGTTTCACCCCTGAATTCAAAGAAGAGGCCGTCAAGCAGGTCACTGAGCGCGGTTACTCTGTTGCCGAGGTTTCCGCCCGGCTTGGGGTTTCCAGCCACAGCCTGTACAAATGGTGAAAGCAGTCAGCCCGGACAACCCGGAGAGACAGGCTGCCGGGCTGATCGAGGCCGGGAGCGAAATTCTTCGCCTGAAGGTGCAACTGCGTCGCACAGAAGAAGAGCGGGATATTCCAAAAAAAGCCGCTCGGTACTTTGCCAGGGAGTCCGGGTAAGGTACCGCTTCATGAACGAGCATCGACACACGTGGCCGCTGACGACCATGTGCCGTTTACTGCAAGTTGCCCGTGCCGGCTTCTGTCAATGGCTGCATCGTCCCGAGTCTGATCACGCCAGGGAAGATGCCAGGTTGCTGGCGTTGATTCGCGACTCCTGGCGAGCCAGTGGCGGGGTGTACGGGTCGCGTCAGGTGCCGGGTAAATCGCCCCGGGTTTCGTGGAGGCTCCGACGTCCCCCCGGAATTGAGTAGCGCCCAGTTTTAGAGTCCAATCAACCCCACATGGAGATTGGACATGAAGAAACGATTCACCGAAGAACAGATCATCGGCTTCTTGCGCGAAGCAGAAGCCATCATGCCCATTGCAGAGCTGTGCCGCAGGCACGCTTTCCCGGAAGGCAGCCATTACCTCTGGCGCAACAAGTTCGGCGGAATGAATGTCTAGGAGGCCAAGCGCCTCAAAGAGCTGGAGACCGAGAATGCGCGGCTGAAGAAGCTCCTGGCCGAAACGATGCTCGAGAACGAGATTGCCAAAGAGGCCCTGCGAAAAAAGTGGTGAGCGCACCGTCACGGCGGGAGCTGGTGCGCCATCTGGTGGGCAAAGGGCTCAGTGAGCGTCGATCACTGCGTCTGGCCGGCATGAGCCCCGGTTCATTCCGTTACCAGCCCGCCACCGACCGCAATGCCGCCCTGAAAGCGCAGATCATCGCGCTTGCGCAACGGCACCGACGCTACGGTGCCGGCATGATCTATTTGAAGCTGCGGCAGAGCGGCATGGTGGTCAATCACAAGCGGGTGGATCGGCTTTATGCCGAGGCGGGTCTGCAAATTCGCCGGCGCAAGCGCAAGAAAATCCCCGTGGCAGACCGTCACCCACTGGCCCGCCCCTTGGCCGCCAACCAGGTCTGGTCGATGGACTTTGTGTTCGACCGGACGGCAGAGGGGCGTGCCATCAAGAATCTGACGGTGGTCGATGATGCCACGCATGAAGCAGTTGCCATTGTTCCGGAACGGGCGATGGGCGGCCTGCATCTGACGCGCGTCCTCGACAAGCTGGCGAAGACACGCGGCTTGCCCAAAGCCATCCGGACTGATAACGGCAAGGAATTCTGCAGCCGTGCGATGTTGAGCTGGGCACACGCCCGTGGTGTGCAACTCTTTCTCACCGAACCGGGTAAGCCCAATCAGAACGCTTACATCGAATCGTTCAACGGGCGTTTCCGGGACGAGTGCCTGAATGAACACTGGTTCACCAGCCTGCGCCATGCCCAGGTCGTTATCGAAGCCTGGCGTAGGGAATACAACAACGAAAGGCCGAAGAGGGCACTGGGTGGTTTGACGCCAGCAGCCTATGCCGAATCTCTCGCAGAGAAATCAGGTAAATTAAGCTCGGACTCTAAAGCCCGCTGCTACTGAAAACGGGGGAACGTCGCCTCCCTCACTTGAGAGAATGGAGCCATGACAAAGTCAATGAAATTTTCCCCCGAAGTCCGCGAGCGCGCCGTGCGGATGGTGTCCGACGCCAAGGACCAGTACGAGTCGCAGTGGGCTGCGATCGTCTCCATCGCCGGCAAGATCGGCTGCACGCCCGAGTCCCTGCGACGCTGGATTCGCCAGCAAGAGCGTGACACGGGGCAGCGCCCCGGAACGACCGGTGCGGAGGCCGCCCGGGTCAAGGCGCTAGAACGAGAAGTCCGTGAGCTGAAGAAAGCCAATGAAATCCTGCGTCTGGCCAGCGCGTATTTCGCGCAGGCGGAGCTCGACCGCCGCATCAAGTCGTGAATGCCTTCATCGATACCCACCGGGCGCGATTGGGGATCGAGCCGATCTGCCGTGTACTGCAGGTCGCCCCTTCGGCCTGTCGCAGACAGGCTGCCCGGCAACGTAACCCGGCATTACGCAGCAATCGCGCAATCCGTGACGAACAATTGAGCGAGAAGATCGATCGTGTCTGGCAGCTCAACCATCAGGTGTACGGTGCGGCCAAGGTCTGGCGTCAGCTGAAACGCGAGGGGCAGCACGCGGCACGCTGTACGGTCGAGCGACTGATGCGGCGATTGGGTTTGCGCGGAGTGACGCGCGGCAAGGCGGTGCGGACGACTCGGCCAGACCCGGCCGCCACGTGCCCGCAGGACCATGTAAACCGGCAATTCGTGGCCGAGCGGCCAAACCAGCTCTGGGTCTCCGACTTTACCTGCGTCTCGACCTGGCAAGGCTTTGTCTGCGTGGCTTTCGTGGTGGACGTGTTCGCACGCTACATCGTCGGCTGGCGGGGCAGCCGCAGCATGCACACCGAGTTCGTGCTGGATGCCCTGGAACAGGCACTCTGGGCCCGCCAACCGATGCGGGATGCGATGATCCATCACAGTGACTGCGGATCGCAATATGTATCGATCCGCTATACCGGGCGACTGGCCGAAGCCGGTATCGAACCCTCGGTCGGCAGTACCGGAGACAGTTACGACAATGCGCTGCCGGAAACCATCAACGGTCTGTACAAGACGGAGGTCATCCATCGTCGCGGGCCATGGAAGAACATGGAGGCGGTGGAGTTGGCAACGCTGGAATGGGTTTCGTGGTTCAATCATCACTGTTTGCTGGCCCCGCCAGGCTACATTCCTCCGGCGGAGGCTGAAGCAAACTACTACCGCAGTCTGAGCGAGCAGGCCGTGCCGGCCTGACTCACACAAAATGGCCTCCGCGAAACTCGGGGTGGTTCAGACCAGACCTGGGTGACGGACATTACTTGCATCCGTACCTGGCAGGGCTGGCTGTATCTGGCGGTGGTGATCGACTTGTTCTCACGCAAGGTGGTGGGCTGGTCAATGAAACCGACATTGAGCCGTAAATTGGCGTTGGATGCGCTGCTGATAGCACTGTAGCGGCGCAAACCTGCTGGTCGCGAGCTGGTCCATTCAGATCAGGGCTCGCAATATGGCAGTGATGACTGGCGCCGTTTCTGCCTCTCCCGCAACCTTGAACCCAGCATGAGTCGACGTGGCAACTGCCAGGATAATGCCGTGGCAGAGTTCTTCTTCAGCAGCTTGAAGAAGGAGCGTATCTGCAAACGGATTTACAAAACCCGCGACCTGGCCAAGTCAGATGTATTCGATTACATCGAAGCTTTTTACAATCGAACCCGCTGCCACAGTCACCTGGGCGGCATCAGTCCCGAGGCCTTTGAGCGGGCCTCGGCGTGAGGTAGGAGTTTGTCTACTGACCCCGGGACAGTCCAAAAACTATCGGACTCGAGGCTACAGCTCCCGAGCGTATTATTTAGGCAACTTTGCGCGAGTTAACCTACGCTTGGATCCATGACAGCCCCAGACAGAGAGCGGTGCACTCTGCATCACTAACAGGTACAGGTAGCATACCTGTCTCCATTACAAGCCGCTGAATAGCCTTCAGCGTGTCGTACTTTCACTGAACAACGTACTGGGGTTACACAACTAGCTTCTATAAGCCCGATTA from Laribacter hongkongensis DSM 14985 includes these protein-coding regions:
- a CDS encoding IS3 family transposase (programmed frameshift) yields the protein MTKSMKFSPEVRERAVRMVSDAKDQYESQWAAIVSIAGKIGCTPESLRRWIRQQERDTGQRPGTTGAEAARVKALEREVRELKKANEILRLASALFRAGGARPPHQVVNAFIDTHRARLGIEPICRVLQVAPSACRRQAARQRNPALRSNRAIRDEQLSEKIDRVWQLNHQVYGAAKVWRQLKREGQHAARCTVERLMRRLGLRGVTRGKAVRTTRPDPAATCPQDHVNRQFVAERPNQLWVSDFTCVSTWQGFVCVAFVVDVFARYIVGWRGSRSMHTEFVLDALEQALWARQPMRDAMIHHSDCGSQYVSIRYTGRLAEAGIEPSVGSTGDSYDNALPETINGLYKTEVIHRRGPWKNMEAVELATLEWVSWFNHHCLLAPPGYIPPAEAEANYYRSLSEQAVPA